A stretch of DNA from Staphylococcus equorum:
GCGGGAAGAACAGTTAGAACTATTACGAAGAATGGCTCTAATCCTTCAAAATATTGAAACCAAAGATTGCTTATTATCCAAAATATCTAATTTATTTGCTGAAGTAGGAACAAATGTAAATAGTAATGATTATACTGCGTTAAGATTGCATTCGTTATATGAAATTCGAATAGAATTAAATGAATTAGACTTACCTACATCACATGAAGCTTTTCGAACGCGTGCAAACCTATTACAACTTTTAAATGAACTTGAATCATATTTATTATTAAAATCACAATTTGGATCATTAAGATTACATAATGATTCTAAAATCACAACAACCTAAATATAAAAGCCATACAAAATTCTTATAATTTAAGGATTTTGTATGGCTTTTATTCATTTTTGTAACTGTATTCTTCGACTATGCATATATTAGTGATTTATCGCTTTAAATAATAAAATAACGTTTAGTTAAAAATTGATGCTTTCAAAATCCATTATGATTAATTCACTAATGGAACAACGCTTGTCAATACCAGTGCAAGAATAATAGCTACTAACATAACTATAATAATAACTCTTAAAACTTTGTTGTTACTCACAGATGATTCCTCCAAATCTAGAATATGGAATTAAAAAATAGATAAAGCACACTGTAAATATCAATATAATTCAATTACAACATATTCAATTTTAAACTATTTTATAATAATATTATATCATATGAATCCTCTAGAATTGAAACATATTAGTTTTGCTTACGGACACATTTCGTTACACTTAAACATAAAGCATATAAAAAATGGAATGGGGATTTTCAAATGATAAATAAACAACGACTCCTAGCTACTTTTTTGGAATTAGTGCAAATTAATTCTGAGAGTGGGAATGAGATTGAAATTCAACAGTTACTCAAATCTAAATTTGCAAACTTAGGATTAAAGGTAGTTGAAGACAATGCTGGGCAACATGAAAATTTGGGAGCAAATAATTTAATTTGCACATTAGAAGCAACGACAAATGATGACAATATAGATAATATCTATTTCACAAGTCATATGGATACAGTTGTGCCGGGGATTAATGTAAAGCCAATAGTTAAAGATGATGGTTATATCTATTCAGATGGAACTACGATTTTAGGTGCTGATGATAAAGCTGGATTAGCTACTATTTTAGAATTAATTTACATATTAACTGAACAAGACATAGCACATGGTAAGATTCAATTTGTACTTACTGTTTCGGAAGAATCTGGTTTGGAAGGGGCAAAAGCATTAGATACATCTTTACTCGATGCTAAATACGGCTATGCTATCGATGCAAGTGTAGACGTAGGAACAACTGTTATCAATGCTCCCACACAAATGAAAATCAATACTACAATTCATGGCAAAAAGGCTCACGCGAGTGTACCTAACAAGGGTGTAAGCGCGATTAATATTGCCGCTAAAGCTATAAGTGCGATGAAATTAGGTCAAATAGATGAAT
This window harbors:
- the prli42 gene encoding stressosome-associated protein Prli42; this encodes MSNNKVLRVIIIVMLVAIILALVLTSVVPLVN
- a CDS encoding M20/M25/M40 family metallo-hydrolase is translated as MINKQRLLATFLELVQINSESGNEIEIQQLLKSKFANLGLKVVEDNAGQHENLGANNLICTLEATTNDDNIDNIYFTSHMDTVVPGINVKPIVKDDGYIYSDGTTILGADDKAGLATILELIYILTEQDIAHGKIQFVLTVSEESGLEGAKALDTSLLDAKYGYAIDASVDVGTTVINAPTQMKINTTIHGKKAHASVPNKGVSAINIAAKAISAMKLGQIDEYTTANIGRFEGGSATNIIADKVTLMAEARSHSDESINVQVAHMKSIFEETAEKYGCSATVEIINSYPGFKISQDAIVTNVAKASAIALGLTPNTVMAGGGSDGNIINQLGIPTVILGVGYEHIHTTEERMSINALNLLAEQLIKIVEITTQKSEN